The following coding sequences are from one Candidatus Nitrosopumilus sp. SW window:
- a CDS encoding KamA family radical SAM protein — translation MTHQESVWGDSPSLKSYTLSNFRELPQIQNLSEEKQFEMEVVGNVLPFKANNYVVEQLIDWKNIPTDPMYVLTFPQRGMLKPEHYSKMEKVLNNTTDKKEIAAVANEIRLQLNPHPAGQMELNVPTLKDGTKLYGMQHKYKETCLFFPSQSQTCHAYCSFCFRWPQFVGMDEMKFAMKEGEQLVQYVSEHPEITDVLFTGGDPMIMKAKMFSKYIDALIESKLPNLKTIRIGTKSLSYWPYKFLTDSDSQEMLEVFRKITDSGIHLAFMAHFNHLNELSTDAVKSAIKEVRNTGAQIRTQSPLLAHINDDAEMWAKMWTKQVQLGCIPYYMFVVRDTGAQHYFGVPLVRAYEIFRKAYSSVSGLARTVRGPSMSATPGKVHVIGTAQLNDQKVIVLRFLQGRNPDWVQVPFFAKYDENAIWLDDLKPALTEKFFFEDEMNNFKKSHPVDDYPES, via the coding sequence ATGACCCATCAAGAATCAGTTTGGGGTGATTCACCTTCACTAAAATCTTATACACTATCAAATTTTCGTGAACTTCCACAAATTCAGAATCTCTCTGAAGAAAAACAATTTGAAATGGAAGTTGTAGGAAATGTTTTGCCATTTAAGGCAAACAACTATGTTGTTGAACAGTTAATTGATTGGAAAAACATTCCAACTGATCCAATGTACGTTCTAACATTTCCTCAAAGAGGAATGTTAAAGCCTGAACATTATTCAAAAATGGAAAAGGTTCTAAATAATACCACTGATAAAAAAGAAATTGCAGCAGTTGCAAATGAAATTCGTTTACAACTTAATCCCCATCCTGCAGGACAAATGGAACTAAATGTTCCAACTCTAAAAGATGGTACTAAATTATATGGAATGCAACACAAATACAAAGAAACTTGTTTATTCTTTCCAAGTCAAAGTCAGACTTGTCATGCATATTGCAGTTTTTGTTTTAGATGGCCACAATTTGTAGGAATGGATGAAATGAAATTTGCAATGAAAGAAGGTGAACAACTTGTTCAATACGTTTCCGAACATCCTGAAATTACTGATGTTCTTTTCACCGGTGGTGATCCAATGATAATGAAGGCAAAAATGTTTTCAAAATATATTGATGCTTTAATTGAATCAAAATTACCAAATCTTAAAACAATTAGAATTGGAACAAAATCTCTTTCTTATTGGCCATACAAATTTTTGACAGATTCAGATTCTCAAGAAATGTTAGAAGTTTTCAGAAAGATCACTGATAGCGGCATACATCTTGCATTCATGGCTCATTTTAATCACCTAAACGAATTATCAACCGATGCTGTAAAATCTGCAATCAAAGAAGTAAGAAATACAGGTGCCCAGATTAGAACACAATCTCCACTTTTAGCTCATATCAATGATGATGCGGAAATGTGGGCAAAAATGTGGACAAAACAAGTTCAACTTGGTTGTATACCATACTACATGTTTGTAGTAAGAGATACAGGAGCTCAACATTACTTTGGAGTTCCTCTGGTTAGAGCATATGAAATTTTTAGAAAAGCTTATTCCTCGGTAAGTGGTTTAGCTCGAACTGTTCGTGGACCAAGTATGTCTGCAACTCCTGGTAAAGTACATGTTATTGGAACTGCTCAACTAAACGATCAAAAGGTAATCGTTTTACGATTTTTACAAGGCAGAAATCCTGATTGGGTACAAGTTCCGTTTTTTGCTAAATATGATGAAAATGCAATCTGGTTGGATGATCTTAAACCTGCATTAACTGAAAAATTCTTCTTTGAAGATGAAATGAATAATTTCAAAAAATCACACCCAGTTGATGATTATCCAGAATCTTAA
- the glnA gene encoding type I glutamate--ammonia ligase, producing the protein MNAEQVLQTIQDEKISFIDFWFVDIFGELHNVGMPSYAIDKNSFVNGLEKLDASSIVGFKSVNNSDMILMPDPNSFKILPSDYDPGNRKNARIFCDLYDGSTAESSRYNRDSRGIAHKASKKLGEFGFTHTNWGPEIEFFVFDTINVYPSPYAATHSYGGSGYSIESKESPWAKGNVSTAIDIKEGYYPSQPKDTLEGFRKDVCDDLYNYFGIRIEAEHHEVATSGQCEINLVYDEMIQMADHVIGVKNLVKVKAKRKNKVATFMPKPIFGDNASAMHTHQSLWNGDSNAMYDENDQLAQMSQTGRYYIGGILSHASALCAISNPTTNSYKRLVPGFEAPVNVCWGLGNRSAAIRVPMYNRNQEKSKRLEYRVPDPTANIYLLEAALLLAGLDGIKNKIDPGDPIEENVYKLSTEKKREYKIGALPVSLKGALDSLSSDSKFLEDIFTKDFLDVYSELKYKEYVAFAQTPTAWEVSMYADA; encoded by the coding sequence TTGAACGCAGAACAAGTATTACAAACTATACAAGATGAAAAAATTTCCTTCATTGATTTTTGGTTTGTAGATATTTTTGGTGAATTACATAATGTTGGAATGCCAAGCTATGCAATTGATAAAAATAGCTTTGTTAACGGTCTTGAAAAATTAGATGCAAGCTCAATTGTTGGATTCAAATCTGTAAATAACTCTGATATGATTCTAATGCCTGATCCAAATTCATTTAAGATTCTTCCATCCGATTATGATCCTGGTAATCGTAAGAATGCTAGAATATTCTGTGATTTGTATGATGGTAGTACTGCGGAAAGTTCCCGATATAACAGAGATTCAAGAGGTATAGCACACAAAGCATCAAAGAAACTTGGAGAATTTGGATTTACTCATACCAACTGGGGACCTGAAATAGAATTTTTTGTTTTTGATACCATCAATGTTTATCCCTCCCCCTATGCAGCAACACATTCGTATGGTGGTTCTGGTTATTCTATTGAATCAAAAGAATCACCTTGGGCTAAAGGAAATGTAAGTACAGCCATAGATATCAAAGAAGGATATTATCCATCCCAACCTAAGGATACGCTAGAAGGGTTTAGAAAAGATGTTTGTGATGATTTGTATAATTATTTTGGAATTAGAATAGAAGCTGAACATCATGAAGTAGCAACTTCTGGTCAATGTGAAATTAATCTTGTATATGATGAAATGATACAAATGGCAGATCATGTTATTGGAGTAAAAAATTTAGTAAAAGTGAAAGCTAAACGAAAAAATAAAGTTGCAACATTTATGCCAAAACCAATTTTTGGTGATAATGCATCAGCTATGCACACTCACCAAAGCTTGTGGAATGGAGATTCAAATGCAATGTATGATGAAAATGATCAACTTGCACAAATGAGTCAAACTGGAAGATACTATATTGGAGGAATTTTGAGTCATGCATCAGCTTTATGTGCAATTTCAAACCCAACAACAAATTCCTACAAACGTCTTGTTCCTGGATTTGAGGCACCTGTCAATGTTTGTTGGGGCTTAGGCAACAGATCTGCTGCAATTAGAGTTCCAATGTATAATAGAAATCAAGAAAAAAGTAAGAGACTTGAATACAGAGTTCCTGATCCTACTGCAAACATCTATCTTCTAGAAGCTGCATTATTACTTGCAGGCTTGGATGGAATTAAAAACAAAATTGATCCTGGTGATCCAATTGAAGAAAATGTCTACAAACTTTCTACTGAAAAGAAAAGAGAATACAAAATTGGTGCATTACCTGTATCACTAAAAGGTGCACTTGACTCTCTATCCTCAGATTCAAAATTCCTTGAAGATATATTTACAAAAGATTTTCTTGATGTATATTCTGAATTAAAGTACAAAGAATATGTTGCATTTGCACAAACTCCTACTGCATGGGAAGTTTCAATGTATGCTGATGCATAA
- a CDS encoding APC family permease — MSELHRHMGLFHLTMYGVGLILGAGIYVLIGEAAGFAGNSMWISFLLGAIVAIFAGLSYAELSALFPKAAAEYTFVKNAFKNNFFGFIIGWLTAITSIITAATVSLGFGGYLTQFLDLPITIGAIFLLVVLSIVNFIGIRESAWANTIFALITAAGLVLIIFLGFSMEPIETIDYFEAPSGMTGIILAFVLIFFAFIGFEDMANVAEEVRRPQKTIPRAIILSVIITGIIYILVSLAAIRILNWQDLAVSSAPLADVAHSAIGINGSVTLSLIALFATASTVLITLVAGARILYGMAKSKSLPEFLGKVHLKTKTPWIAVIAILVTSIGFAFVGDIVIVANIVVFAVVITFAAINLAVIVLRYTEPVLERPFRVPVNIGKFPILPLFGFGATVYMALQFDIEVVLVGLAIIAVGAVLYLILRRRKDFINSD; from the coding sequence ATGTCTGAATTACATCGCCACATGGGTCTTTTTCATCTTACCATGTATGGTGTAGGATTAATTCTAGGTGCAGGAATCTATGTCTTAATTGGAGAAGCTGCAGGGTTTGCAGGGAATTCAATGTGGATTTCTTTTTTGTTAGGAGCAATAGTTGCAATTTTTGCTGGACTAAGTTATGCAGAATTATCAGCTTTATTTCCAAAAGCAGCTGCAGAGTATACTTTTGTAAAAAATGCTTTCAAGAATAATTTTTTTGGTTTTATAATAGGGTGGCTTACGGCAATTACATCTATTATTACTGCAGCTACAGTATCTTTGGGATTTGGGGGATATCTAACTCAGTTTCTAGATCTACCAATCACAATTGGAGCTATCTTTCTACTTGTAGTTTTATCAATTGTAAATTTTATTGGGATTAGAGAATCTGCATGGGCAAATACAATTTTTGCATTGATTACTGCTGCAGGTCTTGTTCTGATAATATTCCTTGGATTTTCAATGGAACCCATAGAAACAATTGATTATTTTGAAGCGCCAAGTGGAATGACAGGAATAATTCTTGCATTTGTATTGATTTTCTTTGCATTTATTGGATTTGAAGATATGGCAAATGTTGCTGAAGAAGTTAGAAGACCTCAAAAAACAATTCCAAGAGCTATAATTTTGTCAGTAATCATTACAGGTATAATTTACATTCTAGTTTCTTTAGCAGCAATTAGAATTCTAAATTGGCAAGATTTAGCTGTATCTTCTGCACCATTAGCAGATGTGGCTCATTCAGCCATAGGCATTAATGGTAGTGTAACACTCTCACTAATTGCCCTTTTTGCAACAGCAAGTACTGTTCTAATTACCCTTGTTGCAGGAGCTAGAATTCTATACGGAATGGCAAAAAGTAAGTCTCTGCCAGAATTTTTGGGCAAAGTTCATCTTAAAACAAAAACCCCATGGATTGCAGTAATTGCAATTTTAGTTACCTCAATAGGATTTGCTTTTGTTGGAGATATTGTGATTGTTGCAAATATAGTGGTTTTTGCAGTAGTAATTACTTTTGCAGCAATAAATTTGGCAGTGATTGTTTTAAGATATACCGAACCAGTTTTAGAAAGACCATTTAGAGTTCCAGTAAATATTGGAAAATTTCCAATTTTACCATTATTTGGATTTGGAGCAACTGTTTACATGGCGTTACAATTCGATATAGAAGTAGTTCTTGTAGGATTAGCCATTATTGCAGTTGGAGCCGTTTTGTATTTAATTTTAAGAAGAAGAAAAGATTTTATAAATTCTGATTAG